Proteins encoded by one window of Candidatus Melainabacteria bacterium:
- a CDS encoding glycosyltransferase, with protein MAIASNLLIDKGFTELNKGLVLNPTSEISIVIPSFNSLKTITKLIKSIEESIKKPYEVIIVDDCSVDGSINIVLNNYPWIKTIKLNKNSGPSKARNIGVEVANKEIILFLDSDVILTPVAIEAVEKRHKNYPDIAGLQGHYHWEAANPGSFPSYKALINHFWYRGSNESTEVNFLVTYACTIKKQILLEAGGFSELYKGADVEDYELGYRIAKKYKLLHEPMLEVYHHFPGFIKNTRNYIDRGMKWFPLFVKNKKFDTSGATSSNEAISRLLGILSFASLIPALINKNLLSIFLITTILYLLVNLKFFIFCFQKKGIKYFLLGIFFHYVSSIVICLTMFFSVIKYILKR; from the coding sequence ATGGCAATAGCAAGCAATTTACTTATAGATAAGGGATTTACTGAACTCAACAAAGGCTTAGTACTTAATCCTACCAGCGAAATATCAATAGTAATACCATCCTTTAATAGCTTAAAAACAATTACAAAGCTAATTAAATCAATTGAGGAGTCTATTAAAAAGCCATATGAAGTAATTATTGTAGATGATTGTTCTGTTGATGGCTCTATAAATATTGTTTTAAATAATTATCCATGGATTAAAACTATTAAATTAAATAAAAATTCTGGTCCGTCAAAAGCCAGAAATATAGGTGTAGAAGTAGCTAACAAAGAGATAATATTATTTCTAGACTCTGATGTAATCCTTACACCAGTTGCAATTGAGGCTGTAGAAAAAAGACATAAAAATTATCCAGACATTGCAGGCTTACAAGGGCATTATCATTGGGAAGCAGCTAACCCAGGATCATTCCCTAGCTATAAAGCACTTATAAATCATTTCTGGTATAGAGGCTCTAATGAAAGCACTGAGGTAAATTTTCTTGTTACTTATGCATGTACAATTAAAAAGCAAATCTTACTTGAAGCAGGTGGATTCAGTGAATTATATAAAGGTGCTGATGTAGAAGATTATGAACTTGGTTATAGAATAGCAAAAAAATATAAACTTCTTCATGAACCAATGCTTGAAGTTTATCACCACTTTCCTGGTTTTATAAAAAATACTAGAAATTACATTGATAGAGGAATGAAATGGTTTCCATTATTTGTAAAAAATAAAAAGTTTGACACTAGTGGAGCTACTTCTAGCAATGAAGCCATATCAAGACTTTTAGGAATCCTAAGTTTTGCAAGTTTAATACCAGCTTTAATTAACAAGAATCTATTATCAATATTTTTAATTACTACTATTTTATATCTGCTTGTAAATTTAAAGTTTTTTATTTTTTGTTTTCAAAAAAAAGGGATTAAATATTTTCTACTAGGCATCTTTTTTCACTATGTTAGTTCAATAGTTATTTGTTTAACTATGTTTTTCTCAGTAATTAAATATATTCTTAAAAGATAA
- a CDS encoding radical SAM protein has product MSTLNKIPKFTTKLANALLNPYTPNYIIFYVTAVCNARCRMCFYWEPIETHDKSKELSFDQIEKLSRSFKNLIQVTLTGGEPFLRDELPEIVRAYYKNSGAMFFAIPTNGYLPDKQIPMVKEVLKNAPEARVEIAISIDGTEEMHDHIRKVPGGYKKLKQTYSELIKLKKEFPNLIVTSCSTLSSLNVNNMKDNIKDLMTNWNFDKSTILLCRGNPKEPDAREVPIDTYIEMTEYIKSFPQRIKNYEFANVFKSMSKVMMTTLAKTIKEDKEIYPCLAGKKLLIVYQNGDVYPCEIIDIIHAGAIGDNFCLGNIKDYDLDISKLLNNEKTQKVLNFIKGVNCHCSFECALFASMIFNPKTYPKIIKESLIY; this is encoded by the coding sequence ATGAGCACTCTTAATAAAATTCCAAAGTTTACTACAAAGCTAGCTAATGCTTTATTAAATCCATATACACCAAACTATATTATTTTTTATGTTACAGCTGTATGCAATGCCAGATGCAGAATGTGTTTTTACTGGGAGCCAATAGAAACACATGATAAATCAAAAGAATTGTCATTTGATCAAATAGAAAAACTATCTAGGAGTTTTAAAAACTTAATCCAGGTAACTTTAACAGGTGGTGAACCATTTTTAAGAGACGAACTACCAGAGATTGTTCGTGCTTATTATAAGAATTCAGGCGCAATGTTTTTTGCAATTCCAACAAATGGATATCTACCTGATAAGCAAATCCCTATGGTAAAAGAGGTTTTAAAAAATGCTCCGGAAGCCAGAGTTGAGATTGCTATTTCCATAGATGGGACCGAAGAAATGCATGATCACATTAGAAAAGTACCAGGAGGATATAAAAAATTAAAGCAAACTTATAGTGAACTAATAAAGTTAAAAAAAGAATTCCCAAATCTAATCGTTACTTCATGTTCTACACTTTCTTCCTTAAATGTTAATAACATGAAAGACAACATTAAAGATTTAATGACTAATTGGAATTTTGATAAATCAACTATCCTTTTATGCAGAGGAAATCCTAAAGAACCTGATGCTAGAGAAGTACCCATAGATACTTACATAGAAATGACTGAATATATAAAAAGCTTTCCTCAAAGGATAAAAAACTATGAGTTTGCAAATGTGTTTAAGAGCATGAGCAAAGTAATGATGACAACTCTTGCAAAAACTATAAAAGAAGATAAAGAGATTTATCCTTGTCTTGCTGGCAAAAAATTATTAATTGTTTATCAAAATGGGGACGTGTATCCTTGCGAGATAATAGACATAATACATGCAGGAGCTATAGGAGATAATTTCTGCTTAGGAAATATCAAAGATTATGATCTGGATATAAGCAAGCTTTTAAACAATGAAAAAACACAAAAGGTATTAAATTTTATAAAAGGAGTAAACTGTCACTGCTCATTTGAATGTGCGCTCTTTGCAAGTATGATTTTTAATCCAAAGACCTATCCAAAGATCATAAAAGAATCACTTATATATTAG
- a CDS encoding class I SAM-dependent methyltransferase yields the protein MRPLVKSEHLVAAYKPEQIISNRFFLEDTHWFYRGVRTILKNNFEKILRDYGNNKVGDTICILDVGCGSGATLKLLEHYGKVHGIDISELAIQYSKKRNLKNLQVGSAEDLPYSDNSFDFVFSVQVFCNIPGSDLKAWREVRRVLKPGGYFFSLLPAYNFLFSPHDIAAGSFRRYDKAYILNASKKSGLRVTKISFYNTLLFPLIFILRLLSKFLCKQPKSDLNNELPILNFILSGLMYLEVALSDIINYPFGLSILSIHKKG from the coding sequence ATGAGGCCACTGGTTAAATCAGAACATTTAGTAGCAGCTTATAAGCCTGAGCAAATAATATCTAATAGATTTTTTCTTGAAGATACACACTGGTTTTATAGAGGGGTAAGAACTATTTTAAAAAATAATTTTGAAAAAATTTTAAGAGACTATGGGAATAACAAAGTTGGTGATACTATCTGTATTTTAGATGTAGGGTGTGGATCAGGTGCGACTTTAAAACTGTTAGAGCATTATGGCAAAGTTCATGGTATTGATATTTCGGAACTCGCAATTCAATATTCTAAAAAGAGAAACTTAAAAAACTTACAAGTCGGGTCGGCAGAAGATCTTCCATATAGTGATAATTCTTTTGATTTTGTTTTTTCTGTTCAAGTTTTTTGTAATATTCCAGGCTCTGATTTGAAAGCATGGAGAGAAGTTAGAAGAGTTTTAAAACCAGGCGGATACTTTTTTTCTTTGTTGCCTGCTTATAATTTTTTATTTAGTCCTCATGACATAGCTGCCGGGTCTTTTAGAAGATATGATAAGGCTTATATATTGAACGCTTCAAAGAAATCAGGCTTAAGAGTTACAAAGATTAGTTTTTACAATACACTGCTTTTCCCCTTAATTTTTATTTTAAGGCTGTTATCTAAGTTTTTATGCAAACAGCCTAAATCAGACTTAAATAATGAATTACCAATTTTAAATTTTATTCTTTCAGGCCTAATGTATTTAGAGGTAGCTTTGTCAGATATAATTAACTATCCTTTTGGGTTATCTATATTATCGATTCATAAGAAGGGTTAA
- a CDS encoding tetratricopeptide repeat protein — MLNNKITSKITAFNLYLWVPAFIAICLYYPILFNALAVTANIDPSQPYSRNFILLLKSLFYKFPEQIFAPFYYFQSCLINNIFGIQNANLVFHLYSIILLCISGIVITLILQEITKNNLLSVGISLIWICHPLNIKTIAFIENAPGVLASTTFGLLFIYYSLRFYRRNQKRDLVIGSLFFFLSLGSHEQLFLLPIILFFVIILFPKEQPISKNKLYFLFSITSLVVILYYLWKYLSCGNSIWENSETFIRWSNIGHLKDILFRLLWLLPQLLVHYIKLFFFPNFNTESQIAFYKVGDNVFSLYPILCQIICLVLIIGSCLLIKKLPLFTLGIFWFFITFFPVLQVIPLAHIVDSTYIYMPGLGLVIASFSLFIFLNKKLLMILSITLCLILFGRTSSYINIFKSPVSYLTAEVKYAPKICKPFFLIKLILTADNLRQNDMLPAWVNYTAIKSSVENWLKENIDKKVTLAARFGPIQDLVYYDTLNVISSYLLENKRYSELNKIRAKASLIKNNYIGFFLDSVVLVNNNYITEAWLQLKEAIKLNPGFRSLYEAIFVKTAYGTQNFHEAEILLQNYLKLKSEYAHPYLCTGLFYSYNTLAKDAADSFLKQAIHINKKSCIDDISLFLQAIDFFKEKNDVAAIKDTCKIIAKIDPYNPLSYFELAKIYYDNGNYKLALTLMKEAIKVAPGLLDD; from the coding sequence ATGCTAAATAACAAAATTACATCAAAAATAACTGCTTTTAATCTCTACTTATGGGTTCCTGCATTTATAGCAATTTGCTTATATTACCCAATTTTATTTAACGCTCTTGCCGTAACTGCCAATATTGATCCTTCGCAGCCATATTCAAGAAATTTTATCCTGCTCTTAAAAAGTCTTTTTTATAAGTTTCCAGAGCAAATATTTGCCCCTTTTTATTATTTTCAATCATGCCTCATAAATAATATTTTTGGCATTCAAAATGCTAATTTAGTCTTTCATTTATACAGCATAATATTGTTATGTATCTCAGGCATAGTAATAACTTTAATACTACAAGAGATCACTAAAAACAATTTACTATCCGTTGGAATAAGTTTAATCTGGATATGTCATCCACTAAACATAAAAACAATAGCATTCATAGAAAATGCTCCCGGAGTATTAGCAAGCACTACTTTTGGATTATTATTTATTTACTATTCACTTAGATTTTACAGACGAAATCAAAAGAGGGATTTAGTAATTGGTTCTTTATTTTTTTTTCTATCTTTGGGATCACATGAGCAGTTATTTCTGTTACCAATTATCCTTTTCTTTGTCATTATTTTATTTCCAAAAGAACAACCCATAAGTAAAAATAAATTATATTTTCTTTTTTCAATTACATCACTAGTTGTAATTCTTTACTATTTATGGAAATATCTATCATGTGGAAATAGTATTTGGGAAAATTCAGAAACTTTTATCCGATGGTCAAATATTGGTCATCTAAAAGACATATTATTTAGACTTCTATGGCTTCTTCCACAACTTTTAGTACACTATATAAAACTTTTTTTCTTTCCAAACTTTAATACTGAAAGTCAAATAGCTTTTTACAAAGTTGGAGACAATGTATTTAGCTTATATCCAATACTTTGTCAAATTATTTGTTTGGTTTTAATTATTGGAAGTTGCCTTTTAATAAAGAAACTTCCCTTATTTACTTTAGGAATATTTTGGTTCTTTATTACATTCTTTCCTGTGCTGCAGGTAATACCACTTGCTCATATTGTAGATAGCACCTATATCTATATGCCAGGCTTAGGACTAGTAATTGCATCATTTAGCTTATTTATTTTTTTAAATAAAAAATTGTTGATGATTCTTAGTATCACATTGTGTCTAATATTATTTGGGAGAACAAGTTCCTATATTAATATCTTTAAATCTCCAGTTTCATATCTAACAGCAGAAGTAAAGTATGCGCCAAAAATCTGTAAGCCTTTCTTTCTTATAAAGCTTATTTTAACTGCAGATAATCTAAGACAAAATGATATGTTACCAGCTTGGGTTAACTATACTGCAATTAAAAGTTCTGTTGAAAACTGGCTAAAAGAAAATATTGACAAAAAAGTAACACTAGCTGCAAGATTTGGACCAATACAAGATCTGGTTTACTACGATACTTTAAATGTTATTAGTAGCTATTTACTTGAAAATAAGAGATACTCAGAACTTAATAAAATTAGAGCTAAGGCTAGTTTAATCAAAAACAACTATATAGGATTTTTTCTGGACTCTGTTGTTCTAGTAAACAATAATTACATTACAGAAGCCTGGCTACAGCTAAAAGAAGCAATCAAATTAAACCCAGGGTTTAGATCTTTATACGAAGCAATTTTTGTAAAGACTGCATATGGTACACAAAATTTTCATGAAGCTGAAATACTTTTACAAAATTACTTAAAATTAAAGTCTGAATACGCACATCCATATTTATGCACAGGATTATTTTATAGTTATAATACACTTGCTAAAGATGCAGCAGATTCTTTTTTAAAACAAGCAATCCATATCAATAAAAAGTCATGCATAGATGATATCTCTTTATTTCTACAAGCAATAGATTTTTTTAAAGAAAAAAATGATGTTGCTGCTATAAAAGATACTTGTAAAATAATCGCTAAAATAGATCCTTATAATCCTCTGTCATATTTTGAATTAGCTAAGATCTATTACGATAATGGGAATTATAAGCTTGCATTAACTCTTATGAAAGAGGCTATAAAAGTAGCTCCAGGACTTTTAGATGATTAA
- a CDS encoding alpha/beta hydrolase fold domain-containing protein: MFFFNAAKSGAVPNENNILLYASFKNYNQNKEVDLVLFLPGYGNSSKSLLSKFSQGGLELSHESQTAKYYLENKYRDDVIFVSFDSGTKENYKSPEHISKIIDNINKLNKLYQIKNIILLAKSSGASLTLNIVAKASNEIKSKIKDIVFISPLINSTETNLIPPKTKIKIITQVKKNKQIGEFYIEAKKKHKNIQLLKASDNIEATNLYKKEISKILKPTKVKTTSSNRILIYTDLENLSIENKSDLVLFFPGWGLSSVYLLTKYLGGGLELLPEDGHFSNTYRKNIIFASIDTNPKTHFGSPKVTQSVLENIMQLLKIHNIKNIYLVGGSAGSSLALNIASLAQEEIKNKITGVLVYLPITDYVYTLKNTKNTKLRDGLYKHFIYEDPDGSLPKKSSPITYIKSLPDKAKIVLIANSEDITAPPEQVEEYYKWGRVFGKNIILYKVPGNHETRTFAHILKKELEGLRIK, encoded by the coding sequence ATGTTTTTTTTTAACGCTGCAAAATCAGGAGCAGTTCCTAATGAAAACAATATCTTATTATACGCAAGCTTTAAAAATTATAATCAAAATAAAGAAGTTGATCTTGTTCTTTTCTTGCCTGGATACGGGAATAGCAGCAAATCACTTTTATCCAAATTTTCACAAGGAGGTCTTGAACTTTCTCATGAGTCACAGACAGCTAAATATTATCTAGAAAATAAATACAGAGATGATGTGATATTTGTTTCATTTGATTCAGGTACAAAAGAAAATTATAAAAGTCCTGAACACATATCTAAAATAATTGACAATATAAACAAGTTAAACAAGCTTTATCAAATTAAAAACATAATTTTACTTGCCAAGTCTAGTGGTGCATCGCTTACTTTAAATATTGTAGCTAAAGCTAGTAATGAAATCAAAAGTAAAATAAAAGATATAGTGTTTATTTCACCACTAATTAATTCTACAGAAACAAATTTGATTCCACCAAAAACAAAAATCAAAATAATAACCCAGGTTAAAAAAAATAAACAAATAGGGGAATTTTATATAGAAGCAAAGAAGAAACACAAAAACATTCAGTTGTTAAAAGCAAGTGATAATATTGAAGCTACTAATTTATATAAAAAAGAGATAAGTAAAATACTCAAACCAACTAAGGTAAAAACTACCAGCTCAAATAGAATATTAATTTATACAGATTTAGAAAATTTAAGTATAGAAAACAAGAGCGATCTTGTTTTATTTTTCCCCGGCTGGGGACTAAGCAGTGTTTACTTGCTAACAAAATATCTAGGCGGCGGTCTTGAACTTCTACCTGAAGATGGACACTTTTCAAACACCTACAGAAAAAACATAATATTTGCTTCTATAGATACAAACCCAAAAACCCATTTTGGTTCACCAAAAGTTACACAAAGTGTTTTAGAAAATATAATGCAACTTTTAAAGATTCATAATATTAAAAACATCTATTTGGTGGGGGGTTCGGCTGGCTCATCACTAGCATTAAATATTGCAAGCTTGGCACAGGAAGAAATTAAAAATAAAATTACAGGTGTTTTAGTTTACTTGCCAATTACTGATTATGTGTACACCTTAAAGAATACTAAGAATACTAAGCTCAGAGATGGACTTTACAAGCATTTTATATATGAGGATCCTGATGGTTCACTTCCAAAAAAATCTTCCCCGATAACCTATATTAAATCCTTACCTGACAAAGCTAAAATTGTTTTAATTGCAAACTCAGAAGATATAACTGCTCCACCAGAACAAGTTGAAGAATATTATAAATGGGGAAGAGTATTTGGGAAAAATATAATTTTATATAAGGTTCCCGGAAACCATGAAACTAGAACTTTTGCCCATATTTTAAAAAAAGAATTGGAAGGGCTAAGGATCAAATGA